The proteins below come from a single Ictidomys tridecemlineatus isolate mIctTri1 chromosome 8, mIctTri1.hap1, whole genome shotgun sequence genomic window:
- the Prss16 gene encoding thymus-specific serine protease isoform X1, translated as MAMGLAQWLGPLLLVSLWGLSAPALLLRRLGEHMQRLQENSGLHLRLGSGTATLPRAGWLEQPLDPFNASDGRSFLQRYWVNDQHRAGQEGPVFLHLGGEGSLGPGSVMAGHPAALAPAFGALVISLEHRFYGLSVPPGGLGMAQLRYLSSRHALADVVSARLALSRLFNVSSTSPWICFGGSYAGSLAAWTRLKFPHLIFASVASSAPVRATLDFSEYNDVVSRSLANAAIGGSLQCRAAVSAAFAEVERRLRAGGAARAALRAELGACGSLRRAEDQAELLGTLQALVGGAVQYDGQAGVPLSVRQLCGLLAGGGNRSHPEPYGGLRRAVQIVMHSLGQRCVSLSRAETVTQLRASEPQGSGLGDRQWLYQTCTEFGFYVTCKGPGCPFSQLPALPSQLELCEQVFGLSASSVAQAVAQTNAYYGGQSPGATQVLFVNGDTDPWHVLSVTQTLGPSEPALLIPSASHCLDMAPERPSDSPSLRLGRQSISQQLQTWLRQAKQSQLQRGV; from the exons ATGGCCATGGGGCTCGCCCAGTGGCTGGGCCCTCTGCTCCTGGTCTCCCTCTGGGGGCTCTCAGCTCCAG CCTTGCTCCTGAGACGCCTGGGGGAGCACATGCAGCGGCTCCAGGAGAACTCTGGTCTGCACCTGCGCCTGGGCTCAGGCACTGCCACCCTCCCAAGAGCAGGGTGGCTGGAGCAGCCGCTGGACCCCTTCAATGCCTCTGACGGAAGGTCCTTCCTGCAG AGGTACTGGGTGAATGACCAGCATAGGGCTGGCCAGGAGGGACCTGTATTCCTGCATCTTGGGGGAGAGGGCAGCCTCGGACCTGGCTCAGTGATGGCAG GACACCCGGCAGCCCTGGCCCCTGCCTTCGGGGCCCTGGTGATCAGCCTGGAGCACAGATTTTATGGCCTGAGTGTACCCCCCGGAGGCCTGGGCATGGCCCAGCTTCGCTACTTGTCCAGCCGCCACGC GCTGGCCGACGTGGTCTCTGCCCGCCTGGCTCTTTCCCGCCTCTTCAACGTCTCCTCCACCAGCCCCTGGATTTGCTTCGGAGGTTCCTACGCCGGCTCCTTGGCTGCCTGGACCCGACTGAAG TTCCCGCATCTCATTTTCGCCTCGGTCGCCTCCTCTGCCCCGGTGCGGGCGACGCTGGACTTCTCCGAGTACAACGAC GTGGTGTCCAGAAGCCTCGCGAACGCGGCGATTGGTGGGTCGCTGCAG TGTCGGGCTGCGGTGTCCGCGGCCTTCGCGGAGGTCGAGCGGCGGCTGCGCGCGGGCGGGGCCGCCCGAGCAGCGCTTCGGGCCGAGCTGGGAGCCTGCGGGTCTCTGCGCCGAGCTGAAGACCAGGCAGAGCTCCTGGGCACGCTGCAGGCCCTGGTGGGCGGCGCGGTGCAGTACGACGGGCAGGCGGGGGTGCCGCTGAGCGTGCGGCAGCTCTGCGGACTCCTCGCGGGCGGCGGCAACCGCAGCCACCCCGAGCCCTACGGTGGACTTCGGCGCGCAGTGCAG ATTGTCATGCACAGCCTGGGCCAGAGGTGTGTGAGCCTCTCTCGAGCAGAGACAGTGACCCAGCTGAGAGCCTCTGAGCCCCAAGGGTCTGGCCTGGGTGACCGGCAGTGGTTGTACCAGACTTGCACGGAGTTCGGCTTCT ACGTCACCTGCAAGGGTCCTGGATGTCCTTtctcccagctcccagccctgccctcccagTTGGAGCTATGTGAGCAAGTGTTTGGACTCTCCGCTTCCTCTGTAGCCCAGGCCGTGGCCCAGACAAACGCCTACTACGGTGGCCAGAGCCCCGGTGCCACCCAAGTGCTGTTCGTGAATG GGGACACAGACCCCTGGCATGTGCTAAGTGTAACACAGACCTTGGGACCCTCAGAGCCAGCCCTTCTCATCCCTAGTGCCTCCCACTGCTTGGACATGGCACCCGAGAGACCCTCAGACTCTCCCAGCCTCCGCTTAGGACGCCAG AGCATATCCCAGCAACTGCAGACCTGGCTCAGGCAAGCAAAGCAGAGCCAGCTTCAGAGAGGGGTCTGA
- the Prss16 gene encoding thymus-specific serine protease isoform X2, translated as MAMGLAQWLGPLLLVSLWGLSAPALLLRRLGEHMQRLQENSGLHLRLGSGTATLPRAGWLEQPLDPFNASDGRSFLQIVMHSLGQRCVSLSRAETVTQLRASEPQGSGLGDRQWLYQTCTEFGFYVTCKGPGCPFSQLPALPSQLELCEQVFGLSASSVAQAVAQTNAYYGGQSPGATQVLFVNGDTDPWHVLSVTQTLGPSEPALLIPSASHCLDMAPERPSDSPSLRLGRQSISQQLQTWLRQAKQSQLQRGV; from the exons ATGGCCATGGGGCTCGCCCAGTGGCTGGGCCCTCTGCTCCTGGTCTCCCTCTGGGGGCTCTCAGCTCCAG CCTTGCTCCTGAGACGCCTGGGGGAGCACATGCAGCGGCTCCAGGAGAACTCTGGTCTGCACCTGCGCCTGGGCTCAGGCACTGCCACCCTCCCAAGAGCAGGGTGGCTGGAGCAGCCGCTGGACCCCTTCAATGCCTCTGACGGAAGGTCCTTCCTGCAG ATTGTCATGCACAGCCTGGGCCAGAGGTGTGTGAGCCTCTCTCGAGCAGAGACAGTGACCCAGCTGAGAGCCTCTGAGCCCCAAGGGTCTGGCCTGGGTGACCGGCAGTGGTTGTACCAGACTTGCACGGAGTTCGGCTTCT ACGTCACCTGCAAGGGTCCTGGATGTCCTTtctcccagctcccagccctgccctcccagTTGGAGCTATGTGAGCAAGTGTTTGGACTCTCCGCTTCCTCTGTAGCCCAGGCCGTGGCCCAGACAAACGCCTACTACGGTGGCCAGAGCCCCGGTGCCACCCAAGTGCTGTTCGTGAATG GGGACACAGACCCCTGGCATGTGCTAAGTGTAACACAGACCTTGGGACCCTCAGAGCCAGCCCTTCTCATCCCTAGTGCCTCCCACTGCTTGGACATGGCACCCGAGAGACCCTCAGACTCTCCCAGCCTCCGCTTAGGACGCCAG AGCATATCCCAGCAACTGCAGACCTGGCTCAGGCAAGCAAAGCAGAGCCAGCTTCAGAGAGGGGTCTGA